The window GTTAAGTTACTGTTATACCGGCTCACTTTGGTTTCGCGCACTACGCCCTGTTTGGTGGTGTACACGGCCCTGATGTATAACAAATCGGCATCGTTAGGCAGGGCATAACTTATTTTTGCCGAACCGTGCAGGTTCTCGACGCTTACGTTGGTTACCGGCCCCGGCGCAACCCCATCTTTGGCAACGGGTTCAAGCTTATCCTGCTTACAGGAGTTAATGGCCAGTACAGCCAAACTCATCAGGCACATTAATAATATCTTTTTCATTATCTTATATTTTTTGATGGATATAATTTTTTTTACCGACATCATTTGCATTTTAACTACCATCCTGAATTTTGAACCAGGTTTGGATTAACCTGCAAATTGTACTCTTTAATTGGCCAGAAATAATCGCGCGGGGCCACAAACCTTGGGCTGTACAGCAGCACCCTGCGGTTATAATCTTCATAGCTGCTTTGCAAAATATCCCAGCCATAAATTGGTGCGCTCAATACCTGCGGCGCGGTTTTCCAGCGGCGAAGGTCCCAAAAGCGGCTGCCTTCAAATGCCATCTCGATACCGCGCTCCTGGCGGATGATGTCGCGCAGGCCACTAACACTGGTATATTTGGCCGGATTGGTAGAAAAATTGGTCCATGAACTCTCTACCGATTGCAGGCCTGCCCTTGCCCTTACCTGGTTTAGGTAGGGCAAAGCCGCAGCCGAATTGCCCGACTCATTCAACGCTTCGGCATATAACAGGTACAAATCGCTCAGGCGCATTACCGGCCATGGGTACGATTCAACAGTTACGTTGGTTGATGAGAATACCAGGTTCCAGTTCACTATTTTTTTGGTGTAGTAGCCGGTAATGGAATACAAGCGGCTTTGCTTTTTACCTGAGTATTGCTCCAGTTTGCTTTGCACATTATAGGTGCCGTTTTTCATAAACCAGGTTGAGCCATCAAAAGCCATATCGGCATAAAAACGGCGTTCCCTGTCAAAATGCAGCCCCACGGTTTGGTAGCCGTTTTGCATACCGGCATCGGCGCTTGTGGTGGTGCGCAGTTTAAAGCGGTTGGCGTAATCCCAGGTTTTATCTTCTTCAATAGGTACGCCGTTTTTGGTGTAAAACAGCTCGGCCATTTTTAGCGGCGGCGCCAGCTTGCCTTTTAAATCAAGATTGATGTTATTAGGGTCGAGCTGCGGAATGGCATACTCCTGTAACCGGAAGGTTGGGTTACCGCTTGATGTTAAGCCCCAGATCAGTTCGCTGTTCCACTTTTCGCAAACCGAATTCCGAATGTTCATTTCTACCTTGGTTACATCATCAACAGCGGTAATGCCCGGTGCAAAATAATACAGCTTTAACCCTGCTGCCGCGGCAGCATCAATGGCAACTTTACAGGCGGCAGCAGCCCTTGTCCATTTGGTGGCATCATACTGCGGGTTAAAAAGCAGTTTGCCATTATTGGCCTTTAAGCCTGCAAAATCATTATTGCCGTTAAACAAGGGGCTGGCACCGGT is drawn from Mucilaginibacter ginsenosidivorax and contains these coding sequences:
- a CDS encoding RagB/SusD family nutrient uptake outer membrane protein; its protein translation is MKLLTIYTRYSGLLGRKSIGLALLLLIVAGMSSCKKSYLDVVPDNVATIDNAFANRNEAEKYLFTLYSYLPQEGHPDKNPAFSGGDEAWTYWPMTEDFFYLDPYNIARGNQNRADPYMNYWDGYDGKSLWQGIRACNTFLDNLDKVTDLQPYVKVRWVAEAKFLKAYFHWYLFRMYGPIPIMDKNISITAPPEEVKVYRQPADSVVNYIARLLDDAAAGDDNTGLPSVITSASTELGRVTKVAALAIKARVLVTGASPLFNGNNDFAGLKANNGKLLFNPQYDATKWTRAAAACKVAIDAAAAAGLKLYYFAPGITAVDDVTKVEMNIRNSVCEKWNSELIWGLTSSGNPTFRLQEYAIPQLDPNNINLDLKGKLAPPLKMAELFYTKNGVPIEEDKTWDYANRFKLRTTTSADAGMQNGYQTVGLHFDRERRFYADMAFDGSTWFMKNGTYNVQSKLEQYSGKKQSRLYSITGYYTKKIVNWNLVFSSTNVTVESYPWPVMRLSDLYLLYAEALNESGNSAAALPYLNQVRARAGLQSVESSWTNFSTNPAKYTSVSGLRDIIRQERGIEMAFEGSRFWDLRRWKTAPQVLSAPIYGWDILQSSYEDYNRRVLLYSPRFVAPRDYFWPIKEYNLQVNPNLVQNSGW